The following proteins are co-located in the Carassius auratus strain Wakin chromosome 7, ASM336829v1, whole genome shotgun sequence genome:
- the mtmr1a gene encoding myotubularin-related protein 1a isoform X11 translates to MEKQQHSSGSESPVLPPVPRKPRSLGGVIPAPRQDIVDLPDSPTGSHVEWCKQLIAATISSQISGGVPPEAITREYKQAFKDVRRQAPMDEVPLVPGETVKTTVKDVMYICPFTGAVTGTLTVTDYKLYFVSLERDAPYILDVNLGAISRLETISVQSLGENTSGMEIVCKDMRSQRFAYKKEEQSNLEILEVLTKYAFPLSNELSLFAFQYKEQFPEDGWKVYDPVAEYKRLGLPNESWTISKINSNYEVCDTYPALLVTPTSIKEDEIKRVASFRVKHRIPVLSWIHPETQATIVRCSQPMVGPTDRRCKEDEHYLQTIIDANAQSHKLTIFDARQSIVAENHKAKDGGFENENFYSNMDLNFLDIPNIHVMRESLRKLKEVVYPTIDEPHWHSAIDATHWLQNIRLLLAGAVKIADKVESSKSSVVVHCSDGWDRTAQLTSLSMLMLDSYYRTLRGFQVLLEKEWISFGHKFAARVGHGDENHANSERSPLFVQFIDCVWQMMRQFPTAFEFNELFLITILDHLYSCLFGTFLYNSEQERVENEVNSKTVSLWSYVNSQPEDFTNPFYVDYENHVLYPVASLRHLELWVGYYVRWNPRMRPQMPVHQNLKELLYLRAELQRKVEELQKEASSSHSISSSSEHAYSPSNGGTPLHTSV, encoded by the exons ATGGAGAAACAGCAGCATTCGTCGGGTTCAGAGAGTCCGGTGCTGCCGCCTGTCCCGCGTAAACCGAGGAGCCTCGGAGGAGTCATCCCTGCACCTCGTCAAGACATCGTGGATCTACCAGACAG TCCTACTGGATCTCACGTGGAGTGGTGTAAACAGCTGATAGCGGCCACTATCTCCAGCCAGATCTCTGGTGGTGTCCCTCCAGAAGCCATTACCCGTGAATACAAG CAGGCTTTCAAGGATGTGCGACGGCAGGCCCCCATGGATGAAGTCCCACTGGTCCCTGGAGAGACAGTCAAAACCACTG TTAAAGATGTGATGTATATCTGTCCTTTCACTGGAGCTGTGACCGGCACACTCACAGTCACAGACTACAAACTCTACTTTGTCAGTCTAGAACGG GATGCTCCTTACATATTGGATGTGAACCTGGGTGCCATCAGCAGGTTGGAGACTATCAGTGTCCAGAGTCTTGGGGAGAATACTAGTGGCATGGAGATTGTCTGTAAG GATATGAGGAGTCAGAGGTTTGCTTATAAAAAGGAAGAACAGAGTAACCTGGAGATTTTGGAGGTGTTGACCAAGTATGCCTTCCCCTTGTCCAATGAGCTG TCACTATTCGCCTTCCAATACAAAGAGCAGTTTCCAGAGGATGGATGGAAGGTTTATGATCCAGTGGCTGAATATAAAAGATTG GGTTTGCCAAATGAGAGCTGGACCATCAGTAAGATCAACAGTAATTATGAAGTGTGTGACACTTACCCTGCTCTGCTTGTCACCCCAACCAGTATTAAAGAGGACGAGATCAAACGAGTGGCCTCTTTCAGAGTAAAACATCGCATAcca GTCCTCTCATGGATCCACCCAGAAACTCAGGCCACTATAGTTCGCTGTAGTCAGCCTATGGTGGGGCCGACAGACCGCCGGTGTAAGGAGGATGAGCATTACCTCCAGACCATCATAGATGCCAATGCACAGTCCCATAAACTCACCATATTTGACGCACGACAGAGTATTGTTGCTGAAAATCACAAG GCTAAGGACGGAGGTTTCGAGAATGAAAATTTCTATTCTAACATGGACCTGAATTTCCTGGATATCCCAAACATTCATGTTATGAGAGAGTCTCTGCGTAAGCTGAAGGAGGTGGTCTACCCTACCATCGACGAACCCCACTGGCATTCAGCCATAGATGCCACACACTGGCTGCAGAACATACGG ctTTTGCTTGCGGGTGCGGTGAAGATTGCAGATAAGGTCGAGTCGAGTAAGAGCTCTGTGGTGGTGCACTGCAGTGACGGCTGGGACCGCACGGCTCAGCTCACCTCTCTGTCCATGCTGATGCTGGATTCATACTACAGGACTCTCAGGGGCTTCCAGGTGCTGCTGGAGAAGGAATGGATCAGCTTCGGACACAAGTTCGCTGCG CGTGTTGGTCATGGAGATGAAAATCATGCAAACTCCGAGCGCTCGCCTCTATTTGTGCAGTTCATAGACTGTGTTTGGCAGATGATGAGACAG TTTCCCACTGCCTTTGAGTTTAATGAGCTCTTCCTCATCACTATCCTGGATCACCTCTACAGCTGTCTGTTTGGGACATTCCTTTACAACAGCGAACAGGAGCGAGTGGAAAAT gaAGTGAACAGTAAAACGGTGTCTTTGTGGTCCTACGTCAATAGCCAGCCAGAGGACTTCACCAACCCCTTCTATGTGGACTATGAAAACCATGTTCTGTACCCTGTGGCCAGTCTCAGACATCTGGAGCTCTGGGTTGGATACTACGTACGCTGGAACCCCCGTATGAGACCACAG ATGCCTGTGCACCAGAACCTGAAGGAGCTGCTGTATCTTCGTGCAGAGCTACAGAGGAAGGTGGAGGAGTTACAGAAAGAAGCATCTTCATCACACTCTATCTCCTCTTCATCAGAGCATGCATATTCTCCTTCGAATGGCGGTACACCGTTACACACCTCTGTGTAA
- the mtmr1a gene encoding myotubularin-related protein 1a isoform X1, with protein MEKQQHSSGSESPVLPPVPRKPRSLGGVIPAPRQDIVDLPDSPTGSHVEWCKQLIAATISSQISGGVPPEAITREYKVGKKIDFKVSRRTNLRSQDSGEDGCQFDSDYELPSHTTQAFKDVRRQAPMDEVPLVPGETVKTTVKDVMYICPFTGAVTGTLTVTDYKLYFVSLERDAPYILDVNLGAISRLETISVQSLGENTSGMEIVCKDMRSQRFAYKKEEQSNLEILEVLTKYAFPLSNELSLFAFQYKEQFPEDGWKVYDPVAEYKRLGLPNESWTISKINSNYEVCDTYPALLVTPTSIKEDEIKRVASFRVKHRIPVLSWIHPETQATIVRCSQPMVGPTDRRCKEDEHYLQTIIDANAQSHKLTIFDARQSIVAENHKAKDGGFENENFYSNMDLNFLDIPNIHVMRESLRKLKEVVYPTIDEPHWHSAIDATHWLQNIRLLLAGAVKIADKVESSKSSVVVHCSDGWDRTAQLTSLSMLMLDSYYRTLRGFQVLLEKEWISFGHKFAARVGHGDENHANSERSPLFVQFIDCVWQMMRQFPTAFEFNELFLITILDHLYSCLFGTFLYNSEQERVENEVNSKTVSLWSYVNSQPEDFTNPFYVDYENHVLYPVASLRHLELWVGYYVRWNPRMRPQMPVHQNLKELLYLRAELQRKVEELQKEASSSHSISSSSEHAYSPSNGGTPLHTSV; from the exons ATGGAGAAACAGCAGCATTCGTCGGGTTCAGAGAGTCCGGTGCTGCCGCCTGTCCCGCGTAAACCGAGGAGCCTCGGAGGAGTCATCCCTGCACCTCGTCAAGACATCGTGGATCTACCAGACAG TCCTACTGGATCTCACGTGGAGTGGTGTAAACAGCTGATAGCGGCCACTATCTCCAGCCAGATCTCTGGTGGTGTCCCTCCAGAAGCCATTACCCGTGAATACAAG GTTGGGAAGAAGATAGATTTCAAG GTATCCAGGAGGACAAATCTGAGG TCTCAGGACTCTGGTGAAGATGGCTGTCAGTTTGACAGTGACTATGAACTGCCATCTCACACTACG CAGGCTTTCAAGGATGTGCGACGGCAGGCCCCCATGGATGAAGTCCCACTGGTCCCTGGAGAGACAGTCAAAACCACTG TTAAAGATGTGATGTATATCTGTCCTTTCACTGGAGCTGTGACCGGCACACTCACAGTCACAGACTACAAACTCTACTTTGTCAGTCTAGAACGG GATGCTCCTTACATATTGGATGTGAACCTGGGTGCCATCAGCAGGTTGGAGACTATCAGTGTCCAGAGTCTTGGGGAGAATACTAGTGGCATGGAGATTGTCTGTAAG GATATGAGGAGTCAGAGGTTTGCTTATAAAAAGGAAGAACAGAGTAACCTGGAGATTTTGGAGGTGTTGACCAAGTATGCCTTCCCCTTGTCCAATGAGCTG TCACTATTCGCCTTCCAATACAAAGAGCAGTTTCCAGAGGATGGATGGAAGGTTTATGATCCAGTGGCTGAATATAAAAGATTG GGTTTGCCAAATGAGAGCTGGACCATCAGTAAGATCAACAGTAATTATGAAGTGTGTGACACTTACCCTGCTCTGCTTGTCACCCCAACCAGTATTAAAGAGGACGAGATCAAACGAGTGGCCTCTTTCAGAGTAAAACATCGCATAcca GTCCTCTCATGGATCCACCCAGAAACTCAGGCCACTATAGTTCGCTGTAGTCAGCCTATGGTGGGGCCGACAGACCGCCGGTGTAAGGAGGATGAGCATTACCTCCAGACCATCATAGATGCCAATGCACAGTCCCATAAACTCACCATATTTGACGCACGACAGAGTATTGTTGCTGAAAATCACAAG GCTAAGGACGGAGGTTTCGAGAATGAAAATTTCTATTCTAACATGGACCTGAATTTCCTGGATATCCCAAACATTCATGTTATGAGAGAGTCTCTGCGTAAGCTGAAGGAGGTGGTCTACCCTACCATCGACGAACCCCACTGGCATTCAGCCATAGATGCCACACACTGGCTGCAGAACATACGG ctTTTGCTTGCGGGTGCGGTGAAGATTGCAGATAAGGTCGAGTCGAGTAAGAGCTCTGTGGTGGTGCACTGCAGTGACGGCTGGGACCGCACGGCTCAGCTCACCTCTCTGTCCATGCTGATGCTGGATTCATACTACAGGACTCTCAGGGGCTTCCAGGTGCTGCTGGAGAAGGAATGGATCAGCTTCGGACACAAGTTCGCTGCG CGTGTTGGTCATGGAGATGAAAATCATGCAAACTCCGAGCGCTCGCCTCTATTTGTGCAGTTCATAGACTGTGTTTGGCAGATGATGAGACAG TTTCCCACTGCCTTTGAGTTTAATGAGCTCTTCCTCATCACTATCCTGGATCACCTCTACAGCTGTCTGTTTGGGACATTCCTTTACAACAGCGAACAGGAGCGAGTGGAAAAT gaAGTGAACAGTAAAACGGTGTCTTTGTGGTCCTACGTCAATAGCCAGCCAGAGGACTTCACCAACCCCTTCTATGTGGACTATGAAAACCATGTTCTGTACCCTGTGGCCAGTCTCAGACATCTGGAGCTCTGGGTTGGATACTACGTACGCTGGAACCCCCGTATGAGACCACAG ATGCCTGTGCACCAGAACCTGAAGGAGCTGCTGTATCTTCGTGCAGAGCTACAGAGGAAGGTGGAGGAGTTACAGAAAGAAGCATCTTCATCACACTCTATCTCCTCTTCATCAGAGCATGCATATTCTCCTTCGAATGGCGGTACACCGTTACACACCTCTGTGTAA
- the mtmr1a gene encoding myotubularin-related protein 1a isoform X4, translating to MEKQQHSSGSESPVLPPVPRKPRSLGGVIPAPRQDIVDLPDSPTGSHVEWCKQLIAATISSQISGGVPPEAITREYKVSRRTNLRSQDSGEDGCQFDSDYELPSHTTAFKDVRRQAPMDEVPLVPGETVKTTVKDVMYICPFTGAVTGTLTVTDYKLYFVSLERDAPYILDVNLGAISRLETISVQSLGENTSGMEIVCKDMRSQRFAYKKEEQSNLEILEVLTKYAFPLSNELSLFAFQYKEQFPEDGWKVYDPVAEYKRLGLPNESWTISKINSNYEVCDTYPALLVTPTSIKEDEIKRVASFRVKHRIPVLSWIHPETQATIVRCSQPMVGPTDRRCKEDEHYLQTIIDANAQSHKLTIFDARQSIVAENHKAKDGGFENENFYSNMDLNFLDIPNIHVMRESLRKLKEVVYPTIDEPHWHSAIDATHWLQNIRLLLAGAVKIADKVESSKSSVVVHCSDGWDRTAQLTSLSMLMLDSYYRTLRGFQVLLEKEWISFGHKFAARVGHGDENHANSERSPLFVQFIDCVWQMMRQFPTAFEFNELFLITILDHLYSCLFGTFLYNSEQERVENEVNSKTVSLWSYVNSQPEDFTNPFYVDYENHVLYPVASLRHLELWVGYYVRWNPRMRPQMPVHQNLKELLYLRAELQRKVEELQKEASSSHSISSSSEHAYSPSNGGTPLHTSV from the exons ATGGAGAAACAGCAGCATTCGTCGGGTTCAGAGAGTCCGGTGCTGCCGCCTGTCCCGCGTAAACCGAGGAGCCTCGGAGGAGTCATCCCTGCACCTCGTCAAGACATCGTGGATCTACCAGACAG TCCTACTGGATCTCACGTGGAGTGGTGTAAACAGCTGATAGCGGCCACTATCTCCAGCCAGATCTCTGGTGGTGTCCCTCCAGAAGCCATTACCCGTGAATACAAG GTATCCAGGAGGACAAATCTGAGG TCTCAGGACTCTGGTGAAGATGGCTGTCAGTTTGACAGTGACTATGAACTGCCATCTCACACTACG GCTTTCAAGGATGTGCGACGGCAGGCCCCCATGGATGAAGTCCCACTGGTCCCTGGAGAGACAGTCAAAACCACTG TTAAAGATGTGATGTATATCTGTCCTTTCACTGGAGCTGTGACCGGCACACTCACAGTCACAGACTACAAACTCTACTTTGTCAGTCTAGAACGG GATGCTCCTTACATATTGGATGTGAACCTGGGTGCCATCAGCAGGTTGGAGACTATCAGTGTCCAGAGTCTTGGGGAGAATACTAGTGGCATGGAGATTGTCTGTAAG GATATGAGGAGTCAGAGGTTTGCTTATAAAAAGGAAGAACAGAGTAACCTGGAGATTTTGGAGGTGTTGACCAAGTATGCCTTCCCCTTGTCCAATGAGCTG TCACTATTCGCCTTCCAATACAAAGAGCAGTTTCCAGAGGATGGATGGAAGGTTTATGATCCAGTGGCTGAATATAAAAGATTG GGTTTGCCAAATGAGAGCTGGACCATCAGTAAGATCAACAGTAATTATGAAGTGTGTGACACTTACCCTGCTCTGCTTGTCACCCCAACCAGTATTAAAGAGGACGAGATCAAACGAGTGGCCTCTTTCAGAGTAAAACATCGCATAcca GTCCTCTCATGGATCCACCCAGAAACTCAGGCCACTATAGTTCGCTGTAGTCAGCCTATGGTGGGGCCGACAGACCGCCGGTGTAAGGAGGATGAGCATTACCTCCAGACCATCATAGATGCCAATGCACAGTCCCATAAACTCACCATATTTGACGCACGACAGAGTATTGTTGCTGAAAATCACAAG GCTAAGGACGGAGGTTTCGAGAATGAAAATTTCTATTCTAACATGGACCTGAATTTCCTGGATATCCCAAACATTCATGTTATGAGAGAGTCTCTGCGTAAGCTGAAGGAGGTGGTCTACCCTACCATCGACGAACCCCACTGGCATTCAGCCATAGATGCCACACACTGGCTGCAGAACATACGG ctTTTGCTTGCGGGTGCGGTGAAGATTGCAGATAAGGTCGAGTCGAGTAAGAGCTCTGTGGTGGTGCACTGCAGTGACGGCTGGGACCGCACGGCTCAGCTCACCTCTCTGTCCATGCTGATGCTGGATTCATACTACAGGACTCTCAGGGGCTTCCAGGTGCTGCTGGAGAAGGAATGGATCAGCTTCGGACACAAGTTCGCTGCG CGTGTTGGTCATGGAGATGAAAATCATGCAAACTCCGAGCGCTCGCCTCTATTTGTGCAGTTCATAGACTGTGTTTGGCAGATGATGAGACAG TTTCCCACTGCCTTTGAGTTTAATGAGCTCTTCCTCATCACTATCCTGGATCACCTCTACAGCTGTCTGTTTGGGACATTCCTTTACAACAGCGAACAGGAGCGAGTGGAAAAT gaAGTGAACAGTAAAACGGTGTCTTTGTGGTCCTACGTCAATAGCCAGCCAGAGGACTTCACCAACCCCTTCTATGTGGACTATGAAAACCATGTTCTGTACCCTGTGGCCAGTCTCAGACATCTGGAGCTCTGGGTTGGATACTACGTACGCTGGAACCCCCGTATGAGACCACAG ATGCCTGTGCACCAGAACCTGAAGGAGCTGCTGTATCTTCGTGCAGAGCTACAGAGGAAGGTGGAGGAGTTACAGAAAGAAGCATCTTCATCACACTCTATCTCCTCTTCATCAGAGCATGCATATTCTCCTTCGAATGGCGGTACACCGTTACACACCTCTGTGTAA
- the mtmr1a gene encoding myotubularin-related protein 1a isoform X9 has translation MEKQQHSSGSESPVLPPVPRKPRSLGGVIPAPRQDIVDLPDSPTGSHVEWCKQLIAATISSQISGGVPPEAITREYKVSRRTNLRQAFKDVRRQAPMDEVPLVPGETVKTTVKDVMYICPFTGAVTGTLTVTDYKLYFVSLERDAPYILDVNLGAISRLETISVQSLGENTSGMEIVCKDMRSQRFAYKKEEQSNLEILEVLTKYAFPLSNELSLFAFQYKEQFPEDGWKVYDPVAEYKRLGLPNESWTISKINSNYEVCDTYPALLVTPTSIKEDEIKRVASFRVKHRIPVLSWIHPETQATIVRCSQPMVGPTDRRCKEDEHYLQTIIDANAQSHKLTIFDARQSIVAENHKAKDGGFENENFYSNMDLNFLDIPNIHVMRESLRKLKEVVYPTIDEPHWHSAIDATHWLQNIRLLLAGAVKIADKVESSKSSVVVHCSDGWDRTAQLTSLSMLMLDSYYRTLRGFQVLLEKEWISFGHKFAARVGHGDENHANSERSPLFVQFIDCVWQMMRQFPTAFEFNELFLITILDHLYSCLFGTFLYNSEQERVENEVNSKTVSLWSYVNSQPEDFTNPFYVDYENHVLYPVASLRHLELWVGYYVRWNPRMRPQMPVHQNLKELLYLRAELQRKVEELQKEASSSHSISSSSEHAYSPSNGGTPLHTSV, from the exons ATGGAGAAACAGCAGCATTCGTCGGGTTCAGAGAGTCCGGTGCTGCCGCCTGTCCCGCGTAAACCGAGGAGCCTCGGAGGAGTCATCCCTGCACCTCGTCAAGACATCGTGGATCTACCAGACAG TCCTACTGGATCTCACGTGGAGTGGTGTAAACAGCTGATAGCGGCCACTATCTCCAGCCAGATCTCTGGTGGTGTCCCTCCAGAAGCCATTACCCGTGAATACAAG GTATCCAGGAGGACAAATCTGAGG CAGGCTTTCAAGGATGTGCGACGGCAGGCCCCCATGGATGAAGTCCCACTGGTCCCTGGAGAGACAGTCAAAACCACTG TTAAAGATGTGATGTATATCTGTCCTTTCACTGGAGCTGTGACCGGCACACTCACAGTCACAGACTACAAACTCTACTTTGTCAGTCTAGAACGG GATGCTCCTTACATATTGGATGTGAACCTGGGTGCCATCAGCAGGTTGGAGACTATCAGTGTCCAGAGTCTTGGGGAGAATACTAGTGGCATGGAGATTGTCTGTAAG GATATGAGGAGTCAGAGGTTTGCTTATAAAAAGGAAGAACAGAGTAACCTGGAGATTTTGGAGGTGTTGACCAAGTATGCCTTCCCCTTGTCCAATGAGCTG TCACTATTCGCCTTCCAATACAAAGAGCAGTTTCCAGAGGATGGATGGAAGGTTTATGATCCAGTGGCTGAATATAAAAGATTG GGTTTGCCAAATGAGAGCTGGACCATCAGTAAGATCAACAGTAATTATGAAGTGTGTGACACTTACCCTGCTCTGCTTGTCACCCCAACCAGTATTAAAGAGGACGAGATCAAACGAGTGGCCTCTTTCAGAGTAAAACATCGCATAcca GTCCTCTCATGGATCCACCCAGAAACTCAGGCCACTATAGTTCGCTGTAGTCAGCCTATGGTGGGGCCGACAGACCGCCGGTGTAAGGAGGATGAGCATTACCTCCAGACCATCATAGATGCCAATGCACAGTCCCATAAACTCACCATATTTGACGCACGACAGAGTATTGTTGCTGAAAATCACAAG GCTAAGGACGGAGGTTTCGAGAATGAAAATTTCTATTCTAACATGGACCTGAATTTCCTGGATATCCCAAACATTCATGTTATGAGAGAGTCTCTGCGTAAGCTGAAGGAGGTGGTCTACCCTACCATCGACGAACCCCACTGGCATTCAGCCATAGATGCCACACACTGGCTGCAGAACATACGG ctTTTGCTTGCGGGTGCGGTGAAGATTGCAGATAAGGTCGAGTCGAGTAAGAGCTCTGTGGTGGTGCACTGCAGTGACGGCTGGGACCGCACGGCTCAGCTCACCTCTCTGTCCATGCTGATGCTGGATTCATACTACAGGACTCTCAGGGGCTTCCAGGTGCTGCTGGAGAAGGAATGGATCAGCTTCGGACACAAGTTCGCTGCG CGTGTTGGTCATGGAGATGAAAATCATGCAAACTCCGAGCGCTCGCCTCTATTTGTGCAGTTCATAGACTGTGTTTGGCAGATGATGAGACAG TTTCCCACTGCCTTTGAGTTTAATGAGCTCTTCCTCATCACTATCCTGGATCACCTCTACAGCTGTCTGTTTGGGACATTCCTTTACAACAGCGAACAGGAGCGAGTGGAAAAT gaAGTGAACAGTAAAACGGTGTCTTTGTGGTCCTACGTCAATAGCCAGCCAGAGGACTTCACCAACCCCTTCTATGTGGACTATGAAAACCATGTTCTGTACCCTGTGGCCAGTCTCAGACATCTGGAGCTCTGGGTTGGATACTACGTACGCTGGAACCCCCGTATGAGACCACAG ATGCCTGTGCACCAGAACCTGAAGGAGCTGCTGTATCTTCGTGCAGAGCTACAGAGGAAGGTGGAGGAGTTACAGAAAGAAGCATCTTCATCACACTCTATCTCCTCTTCATCAGAGCATGCATATTCTCCTTCGAATGGCGGTACACCGTTACACACCTCTGTGTAA
- the mtmr1a gene encoding myotubularin-related protein 1a isoform X2: MEKQQHSSGSESPVLPPVPRKPRSLGGVIPAPRQDIVDLPDSPTGSHVEWCKQLIAATISSQISGGVPPEAITREYKVGKKIDFKVSRRTNLRSQDSGEDGCQFDSDYELPSHTTAFKDVRRQAPMDEVPLVPGETVKTTVKDVMYICPFTGAVTGTLTVTDYKLYFVSLERDAPYILDVNLGAISRLETISVQSLGENTSGMEIVCKDMRSQRFAYKKEEQSNLEILEVLTKYAFPLSNELSLFAFQYKEQFPEDGWKVYDPVAEYKRLGLPNESWTISKINSNYEVCDTYPALLVTPTSIKEDEIKRVASFRVKHRIPVLSWIHPETQATIVRCSQPMVGPTDRRCKEDEHYLQTIIDANAQSHKLTIFDARQSIVAENHKAKDGGFENENFYSNMDLNFLDIPNIHVMRESLRKLKEVVYPTIDEPHWHSAIDATHWLQNIRLLLAGAVKIADKVESSKSSVVVHCSDGWDRTAQLTSLSMLMLDSYYRTLRGFQVLLEKEWISFGHKFAARVGHGDENHANSERSPLFVQFIDCVWQMMRQFPTAFEFNELFLITILDHLYSCLFGTFLYNSEQERVENEVNSKTVSLWSYVNSQPEDFTNPFYVDYENHVLYPVASLRHLELWVGYYVRWNPRMRPQMPVHQNLKELLYLRAELQRKVEELQKEASSSHSISSSSEHAYSPSNGGTPLHTSV; this comes from the exons ATGGAGAAACAGCAGCATTCGTCGGGTTCAGAGAGTCCGGTGCTGCCGCCTGTCCCGCGTAAACCGAGGAGCCTCGGAGGAGTCATCCCTGCACCTCGTCAAGACATCGTGGATCTACCAGACAG TCCTACTGGATCTCACGTGGAGTGGTGTAAACAGCTGATAGCGGCCACTATCTCCAGCCAGATCTCTGGTGGTGTCCCTCCAGAAGCCATTACCCGTGAATACAAG GTTGGGAAGAAGATAGATTTCAAG GTATCCAGGAGGACAAATCTGAGG TCTCAGGACTCTGGTGAAGATGGCTGTCAGTTTGACAGTGACTATGAACTGCCATCTCACACTACG GCTTTCAAGGATGTGCGACGGCAGGCCCCCATGGATGAAGTCCCACTGGTCCCTGGAGAGACAGTCAAAACCACTG TTAAAGATGTGATGTATATCTGTCCTTTCACTGGAGCTGTGACCGGCACACTCACAGTCACAGACTACAAACTCTACTTTGTCAGTCTAGAACGG GATGCTCCTTACATATTGGATGTGAACCTGGGTGCCATCAGCAGGTTGGAGACTATCAGTGTCCAGAGTCTTGGGGAGAATACTAGTGGCATGGAGATTGTCTGTAAG GATATGAGGAGTCAGAGGTTTGCTTATAAAAAGGAAGAACAGAGTAACCTGGAGATTTTGGAGGTGTTGACCAAGTATGCCTTCCCCTTGTCCAATGAGCTG TCACTATTCGCCTTCCAATACAAAGAGCAGTTTCCAGAGGATGGATGGAAGGTTTATGATCCAGTGGCTGAATATAAAAGATTG GGTTTGCCAAATGAGAGCTGGACCATCAGTAAGATCAACAGTAATTATGAAGTGTGTGACACTTACCCTGCTCTGCTTGTCACCCCAACCAGTATTAAAGAGGACGAGATCAAACGAGTGGCCTCTTTCAGAGTAAAACATCGCATAcca GTCCTCTCATGGATCCACCCAGAAACTCAGGCCACTATAGTTCGCTGTAGTCAGCCTATGGTGGGGCCGACAGACCGCCGGTGTAAGGAGGATGAGCATTACCTCCAGACCATCATAGATGCCAATGCACAGTCCCATAAACTCACCATATTTGACGCACGACAGAGTATTGTTGCTGAAAATCACAAG GCTAAGGACGGAGGTTTCGAGAATGAAAATTTCTATTCTAACATGGACCTGAATTTCCTGGATATCCCAAACATTCATGTTATGAGAGAGTCTCTGCGTAAGCTGAAGGAGGTGGTCTACCCTACCATCGACGAACCCCACTGGCATTCAGCCATAGATGCCACACACTGGCTGCAGAACATACGG ctTTTGCTTGCGGGTGCGGTGAAGATTGCAGATAAGGTCGAGTCGAGTAAGAGCTCTGTGGTGGTGCACTGCAGTGACGGCTGGGACCGCACGGCTCAGCTCACCTCTCTGTCCATGCTGATGCTGGATTCATACTACAGGACTCTCAGGGGCTTCCAGGTGCTGCTGGAGAAGGAATGGATCAGCTTCGGACACAAGTTCGCTGCG CGTGTTGGTCATGGAGATGAAAATCATGCAAACTCCGAGCGCTCGCCTCTATTTGTGCAGTTCATAGACTGTGTTTGGCAGATGATGAGACAG TTTCCCACTGCCTTTGAGTTTAATGAGCTCTTCCTCATCACTATCCTGGATCACCTCTACAGCTGTCTGTTTGGGACATTCCTTTACAACAGCGAACAGGAGCGAGTGGAAAAT gaAGTGAACAGTAAAACGGTGTCTTTGTGGTCCTACGTCAATAGCCAGCCAGAGGACTTCACCAACCCCTTCTATGTGGACTATGAAAACCATGTTCTGTACCCTGTGGCCAGTCTCAGACATCTGGAGCTCTGGGTTGGATACTACGTACGCTGGAACCCCCGTATGAGACCACAG ATGCCTGTGCACCAGAACCTGAAGGAGCTGCTGTATCTTCGTGCAGAGCTACAGAGGAAGGTGGAGGAGTTACAGAAAGAAGCATCTTCATCACACTCTATCTCCTCTTCATCAGAGCATGCATATTCTCCTTCGAATGGCGGTACACCGTTACACACCTCTGTGTAA